In Colletotrichum higginsianum IMI 349063 chromosome 1, whole genome shotgun sequence, the DNA window CAAGGTTGAGATGCAAATGTGTGGATGACGTTTAGTGGGGTGATGAGGGGCACGGGGGGCAGTGTTGGCACTGTGAATCATGCGGTGGCTAGGGTGTTTCCTTACAGTGCTTTTATTGACGTGTCTTACGAAGACACTGTGGGCAAGGTACCCCAAGAATGTCACTGAATTGCGAGCGACTAAACAACATCATGACCATGTATGTCCATGGGGCTTCTTCAACGAAGTGAAGCCAACTCTATCAAACGTTCTTCTACGGAGCATACTGACCGAAGAAACAGGAGACAAAACCGGCAGAAACAGACAGGGTGCATAATGCCAGTACTGCCGgcaccactgctgctgctgctgctggagtCGTGTCAGTCCCATCGCTCCCTATCCGCTGTCCAGTCCGCCGTGTCACGACGAGCCTCTTTTTGATGCGGCGAGGATATTGGCCATGAAACCTAGTCAGCCGGCTTGACCATCTGATCATCTGACCGACCACTTCTCAGGCAACACGCTTCAcccgttgtcgttgttgccAAAGCTCAATGTCATATTAATTTTGCGATGCATTTGTAGAAATATGTAACTGTTCCAAAGGCCGTTCCGCTGCTATGCACCAACCCCCCCTCTATCGAACACCCCGAAGAACACGACGGTAGGGGGGGGAACCGCCACTTGCAGTCGCACGTTCACATCTAATCCTCTCGGAATATGTACATGGTTATGTGTGATGTGGTGTATAAAGAGTGGCTACCTTGGCTTTCGCCCAACCTTCCccctcccgtcccgtccAGGGGAAAGAAAGTGTACATCTATGTGAGAGACGAAAGAGAAATCAACGCAGCCGTCGGTATCATGACCATACTTTGCGAGAGGTAGGGGTAGGCATAGATGTTGGTTGATGTCTACAATAGAAGAATCTGAAGCGAGACTCAAGGGAAACAAATGTGGAAAAAACATGTATAAAAAAAAACACAAGGTGGctttttatatttatagaATATAAGAATAAGAAATAAGGAAAATGATAAATATATAGGATATAAGAGTGGCCTTCCTTCTGGATCTCTGTGAAAGCTGCTGCTAATAAGAGAGATTCCACATGTCATACATTGCCCACACTTCCAAAGTTCATTGTCATTCAGAGGCCACGCCCCCCTGCCCGCCCACCTCGCGCCTCGTGTCGCATCGCTTTacgacaaaaaaaaaacagcgCGGCGCGATGAAAGGAAAGAGGGGCGTTCCTCCTTCCCgtccctttcttcttcttttggtTTGGTtcatctttttttttgttgtaGTCTGTTGTTCTCTGCCGTCCCATGCTCAGTGATACACACCCCGgtacccgccgccgccgccgtaccCGCCCGAGCTGTAGTCGCCGCCCACGTTGGGCAGTGTCGGCTTTCTGTCGGCGATGGGCGCGGCACCGAGCACGAGGTTCTCGTGGCTCGAGTTGGCGTTGTTGTACGGCGTGTTGGGCGCCAGGGGCCGGTAGGGAACGTTGCCCGCCGCGCCTATGTAGTGGTCCGGCGACTGGGACCGGTTGTCTCGCTTCTCCGGCACGCTGGACATGGAGAAGGTCGTGCCGTGTTCGGGGTCTTTGCGGTCCATCAGGAGGGAGTTGCGGGCGTCGAGAGGCGTCAGGGTGTCCATGTCGCGTTGCATCTTCTCTGCATAGGGGGGTCAGTGACGTGTTACGACAAAACTGGCTTGGACAGGGGTTGGGGGGAGACTTACCCATCTCCTTTCTGCGCTTGCGGTGGGGGTTCTCCTTGCAGCAGGCGTTGATGGCGTTCCACATGAtcaggagggcgaggacgcccGTCAGCGCAGACTGAACGGCGATCAGGACGACGCCCGTCACAGTCTGCGTGGTTTGAGCGATACCGAACTCCTcaacgaagacgaggatgcaGGCAACCGACAGCACGCGGACGACCTGGATGGTGATGTTGATAACGTTGCCCGACTTGCGCTCAAAGGGGCGGGCCCACAGGAGGAGACACAGCATGAGACCCTCGACGATGAGCTGAGCAGAGGTCTGGGCCATGCcgtggccgtcgccggcagcGAGGATGCAGCCCTTGGCGAACATGTAGATGATGACAGGGACGAAGATCCACCAGTAATTCTTCTTGTACGACTCGTAGAACAGGCTGTACTTCATCCAGTTGTTCTTGTCGTCGTAGAGCCCGttgacgtcgccctcggcctgcttcaGCTTGCGCGCCGTGCTCCAGATCTTgtacgagaagaaggcgaggatgGCCGTGAAGATGCCCAGGCTGACGCCGGCGAGCACCTTGGCGGCCCACGAGTCGCCATTGGTGAACTGGAAGATGCAGTACAACACCCAGATGCCGTAGAGCAGCATGATGAGCGACGTGACGGCGCGCGCGATAGAGCCCCAGTAGTGCTCGCGGAAGCCCGAGAGCGCCTTGGGGAAGTTGCCAAAGAGGGCCCAGAACTCGAGGATGACCTTAACGAGGAGAatgccgacgatgatggcggcgatgacgatggcgacgatgaggaggaccGTCATAAAGGTGTTGGACTTGGGCACGCTGAGCGTGTTGACAAAGGCCGTGATGCCCTGGACCTGCTGCTTGATCGTCGAGATCGGGTCGTCCGAGTCGCTCGAAGTTCCATTGACGCTCGTCTCAATCTCTCTCAGCACGAGCGTGTTGAAGGCCTCCATGGCGCGCTTGGTCTTGAAAagggcgctgccgccgtcaacggTCGACCCGTCGGCAAGGATGAGAGTGCTGTTCTTGAGGATCTCGACGCTGTCCTTGGTAAGGTCGCCGCCTGTCATGCCGCGGAAATTGTCGATGGCGATCTGCATGTCGGTCCACGGAATAATGCCGGTCGAGAAGCCAAAGTTTTTGACGAAGCTGCTGTAGACGGGCGGGTAGCTGACCGAGAGCATGCCGTTCATGGCCATGCCCTGGAACCACCCAAAGACCTCGGTGAAGCTAGGGCTGACAGTGCCAGCGCCGCCCGTTCCGCTGCCGCTGAGGGCAGCACTGCCTCCAGCGAACGCCGAGCTGACGGCCGACACGCCAGTGGCCAcaagggcgaggccggcgacaCCAGCGGCGATGTACGACACGGCGGCAACGTTGGCCGTCTTGCCGTTGGTGACCTGGGACGTAATGCAGGCCACTTCCTCGCCCGAGTCGAGCGCCTTCAGCTGCAGCttggcctgggcggcgatgtcgggAACAGCGAAGGCGATATCAGGGACCATGCTGGCATACTCATCGGGAATCAGCTGACTGCCACGGGCAGCGAAAGAACCGGCGGGCACTGTGGATGTGTTAGCATTGTGgtccttttcctccttcaCCCCCATTCTTTTCATCCCGCTTGTCCATAGGACCGGCACGTACCAGGGCAAAGCTGCTCGACGTAGGTTGCTGATTCGCATGGGTTGAAGCTGTTGGAGTAAATGGCGGTGCCGTAAGCCGAGACGTCGAGGATTGCCGTAACGTTCTGGACCTTGGAGCTCGTTCCTGCTACATCGAAGATGACAGtcttgttgtcgttgttgtaCTGGATATCAATCTTCTGGACGGTAATGGCGGTTTCGTTGCCGCACGTCGTAAAGCTGCTGGTCTTAAGAACGGAGTCGGCGAGGGTTCCGGTggtggcgaaggcggcggccaacGCCAACAGCCTCTTGGGGCCCCAGTTGGCCACAGCTCGCGTCATCGTGTTGttgtgatggtgatgatgatgatggaaaATGGCGGTTGTAAGAATCGGTGTTGGCCGTTCTGTCGGGAATCGATGGCAGTTCCCGGAGCCGTGTAATGGAGGGGTATATCCAATGTCTATGCTTTTGAGCCTCTTCTGGCTTCTTTCTCCTGTACCCTGAACGAGTAATTCTATCCCTTTCCCGACGATGACCAGGTTGATACGATTTGATACAGAGATTGGCGAAAGAAATTTGCCGTGTTCGTCGGGGACCGGTTTGAATGCTTCCTTGGTAAGATGAATCGGGGTGATGGTAttgtagtcgtcgtcgtcgtcgcgtcTGGGGGGGTATCTTGCGAGAGAGTCGTGGACCAAAGGAAACAAACAAGTAATGAAGAAATATTTCCAAAGTGGTAAGAGGCTAACAAGCAAGCACAGCTTTCTGCGGAAGAGTACGAAGacgagagaggagagagaaagagagagagatgggagGGAAATAAAAAGAGGCCGAGGATCAACCTGGAAAGAAGTAGAAAGAGGGCCAGCGACGAGATGCCTTTGCAGAGCCCGCAGAGTGTCGTTGGGAAGAGCCTGGCCGAGGTCTCTTGTACGCCGTGTCAAGTGATGGTTCGACGGAAGAAGACTGAGAACCTATTGTGAGAGGCGGGCGTCGCCGTTTATGATGGACTGACAAAAGCGAAGAGTGAGATGAGAAAGAGtatgagagtgagagtggAAGTCTAGTGGCCAAGCtaaggagagagagtgtgagtgtgtgagagTGTGTGTAAGAGAGACAGTGGCTGAAAACAGAGGCTAAAGACCACGGGCGGGTATATGAAACGAGCGGAAGGCGACGATGCTGAGAACGCAGGCCGGGTCAGGAGGTGTTGGtggagtgggaggagggagggaggagggagtAGAAACAAGAcaagaggcagagagagacggagaaggaaaaaaaaggacgaagacgaccgGGTCGAGAAGGGGAAGCGATTGGCGATGGATGGTTGGCGGGAGACGGGGACCCAAAGCCTGGAAGCGACCTCAGCGTCGTGTCTGTTCCCTCGGTCCACGTCTACGGGCTCCCCCATGGCCATGCAGGAAAAGGAACATGGACCCtgggaggggtgtgtgtggaTGGTCTCCAGCGAGATTCTTCTGTCGAGTCTTGGTTGAGAGGACGGTTGTGAGCTTGTGAGAGGTCGACGGCCGTGTTGGAGCTCTGCGTATTGCGCATGGATACACCCCCGTCGCCTCCACTGGGGCGCGCAAGGTCGATTGGTCGATTGGAACCTCGTCCCTGACATGTTCCTTGCTGGCCTCGAAGCAATTCGGTCCAGGACCTTGCACCGGTTCATAAGTCCAGCACACTAATAGCTCAAGGGTTGGGCCGACCCACGCCGCGGCGCTGACGAACCGGGTCCTCGCTGGGTCTCTCTGGGGCGCGGCCGCGCCAGTCAAACGGCTCTTGTCACATTGCTGACGGTCTGCCAGACAGCAGGTAGTGAGTAGtcatggcatggcatggcgcTATCTACTGGTATAGCCAGTCAGCCCGTCTGCCTACCCGTCCGACGGCGCAAGGAGCTTGGACGTTAGTGGCAGGCGACTACTGCACGGGAGAGGGGATGGATACGACGGACAGACCACCGACAGACAGATAGCCAGATAgacagtcagtcagtcagtccaGTGCTGACGTGTGTGCATCAGTGCATCCGATCCGATGTTTTGACTACTTACCTTAGGTGCAGAAGTGCCGCATCAGAGGCGGGAAGTGAAAACAGATGGCGCAAGGTGAACGATACGCAAGGGTGGCAAGCAGGGCTCAGAGGCAGAAGAGTCAAAAACGGCCGACCCTCCTTGCCCCCACTCCCTCGTCAAAGCCCCCGGTTGGCACCCGTCCAGCCCGGTCGCGGTGTCTTGTGTGGTATCGCAGTCCAGAACGGTCCGTCGCCCGCGGAGTCCTTGCTGGCGGGAGGAAACAAGAGATTGGGGGTCTGGGATTTGAGCAAGGAAAAAATTgcttgagagagagaggaagaggcaaAAGCATCCATACTGTGACCTGCGATTAAATTACCGGTTGGCAAGGTAGAGGAAGCAACCTCGTCTCCAAATTTCAAGATTGAAGACCAAAGGCTTCATGCTATGCAGACGGTGATGCAAACCGTCCGTGTGCTGAAAGACCGTCTGAACCGTGGTTAACCTTACATAAAAGCCCGTGTTTGCCcatttttttcttcttcgggGTGGGGACTGAAACAATGCCTCGACTCGACGAaggtggacgacgacgacgacgacgtcgtcgtctcggcaATTCCGCGCTGGATCAGACAGAGAAATGTGCAGTGCGATGGATCTGGAATCATGGCAGGCACCCACCGTCTGTTGTGGTCTACACTACTACATACGCAGCGTTTGCTCATTGCTCTGTCTTCGTCAATCCGTCGCTCAACGGTATGTCAGTCAGTAATACGATACCTTttcaccatcatcagcagTCGCCAACGTGCCCAAAGGCTTTAAAGAGACCATTCAGGGGCAAAATACGGTATAGATTACGGATACTTAGGTCATTTAGTGCACACACAGCTACGAATACTCACCATTACCAAAGCAAACGGTTCGCAGGGCACAAACTCTGCACCCACCCAGGCCGTAACCGCCCCCTGCATTGGCGTGTCAGGGGGGCGAGATCGACAGGGGATCCGGCTTAGCTTGAATGGCAGAGGCTAGAGCCCACGAACTCATTGGTTCCCGCCGTTttgaaaagaagaagaaaatggcggcggcaccacGGACGCAAAAGGACAGGGAAACCCGCAACCCCCCCGGTCTTGTCTGAAACTGCGCCATcacggagaaggagggaagTGGGTAGGAAAGAGGCCAGGCCCTTGTCTACCAATAGCATTGTTCGTTAATGTCCCAAaagcccaagaagacgcCCAGAGTTGCCGGTCCTCTTGCCTGGGACGACGTCTTTGAAGACTCGAGGCGGGGAAGAGCAGGATGAATTCTCCAGTGTGGCCGTCAAAGACTGCAAATGCCAGTCGGTGGGTTCTCGATGGGTAGGTAGtagaagtagtagtagcaGGTGTGCACTCACTACCAATACTCGCTCTGTGCAGAGTACGGAACACAGAGTACATGTATCCGTACATGTCCCATAACAGAGATTTGAAAGTCAACTGCCGCCCAGGCGCTACGGAAATTTCTTTGCCGCTGGCTggcgtcttcatcttcctcttcaggTGAATTCAATCTCGAGAGCCACACTTTCTCGACGGGGGTCAAGTCCGATTTTGGCTGGTAATTTGACTTGAACATgcctcccccaccccccgcCGACCGTCGTCCAGAGTTGGCACCATCGATAGATAGTTGGATTCTCTATAAGATTAACAAGCCGGGTTTTAAAAATAACCATCCATCTtgtcttggtcttcttgaATCCCGAATACTTCACATGTCTCCACGTCACATTGCCTGAGCCCGCCCTATCCATCATCGCTACCCTACCAACGTCTCTCATCGTGTGGGATGCACAAGAATACAGGTAGAGAGAGATAcggataggtaggtaggtaggttgTTCGCATGCACTCGCACAGCCTCTGCACCATGCACCCAGATCCCTCCACCGCACGCCACACGCACGTCAACAAGACTTCGGATTCTCCACTCCTTTCCCACCCCATCTCCCGTGTCAACCGAACCCACTCCACGCACGGGAGGCCTGCCAAGCGGCACGAGACCATAGCCCAGAGTCCAAAGCTGGGCAGCACCATCGTCCGTGGCTGTTGGACTGCTGGAATCCAAGATCCGAGCATTCCAGCCTGCCCTACGCTTTCCACACTGCTGGGCCTTGCTGGGTTGCATAGACTTGTTCGATGGTCCATGCCACTTGCAAGTTGTCACAGACCCAAATCTGCCTCCATCTTGACGTCTCGCAGCGTTGGCAgtgacgccgccgtctcgttCCTTCTCGTCCCTCGCCCCGAGCACCTCCCTTCTGTGCGTTCTTGTTTTCTTTTGTGGCTCGGATGCAGAGCTGGACGCATCACCGTAACGACTCACGCGTCAGACCCCTACCGGACAAgacccccccttttctttttggtcACTACCCTCTTGTCAGGCTCGGTCTCCTCCATTTTTTAGTGTGCGTGTGCGCCTTTTTAGCCATTGTCTTACTCATCTTCTCTGGTTGCTGTCAATAACAACATTATCGTCTTCTTTCCAGTCTTCCTCGCAAAACACTACCGAAACGCTCCCTTAGATCAACCCGACCCCCTCTCCCTGTCGTTTCGTCAGCCGGCGTCCTCGGACTTCCTCGGTGGGCGACATTTCTCCTTGACGGCAACCCCCTCCCGACTTGTCACCGCATGGTTGAATCGATCCCGGGAGGATCATCACCAGTCAACCAGCCCCCTCCTCTCATGCTACTGGAACTCGACCTCAGCTTCAATGTAACGCCCTCTGCTCCAGACTCCTGTGAGGTAGGATGACCTTCCTCAGGTGTCTAGCCCACTCCCTCGGTCTCACAGCTGGATTCCTTCGTTCGTATCCGTTTCTGCTCATCGAGAAACGAAACCGTAACGGACTCCCCTCTTTATGTGCGCAAGCCACCCCCGCCTCCTTTTCTGTCAAGCATCATGCCTCTCACATTCCTCGCGCCGGCTCCCGcaacccctcctcctcctccgtgccgtggccgtggccgtgtTAGGAAGCCCGCCGCGGAGGAGCACGTTATCAACCATCAGCTATCGCAAGCGCCTCTCGATACTAGGAAACCCCATCCCAAAGTAAGCGATGCAAGTGTGTTAAGGCTTCATCCTGCCAGCTCAGTTCTTCAACCCTGCCTTTTCCATTTGATCCTCGCACGCCCGCCGGGGGATTATTTTCCTGCACTTGTCTcgtttttctttcttcgaATTCCATCTTACTTGTTTTTCCATTCGTGACACTCCTGTGTTACCGCCTGTCTGACAACGCAACCCCCGCCTTTGCCCTTTCGCTCGACATTCCGCACTCGGTTCCCATCGCGATTCCCATGTCTTGAAATCACCTCCCaaaaggacgaggagggacGAAAGCCCCGATTCGTCATCGAGACACCGGCCTGGCGACATTGACAACCAACCCGGGCATCCTCCGTCACCTTCCCGTCCAACCACCACCGACTTGATACCTTGATAGAATAGATGAAATAACAACCCGACACCCCGGcgccccccctttcccatCTACCTCATGCAACAGCTCCATGCAAGGAGAGGGGATCAGGGTCCCGTACCGACAATCAGGCACAGAATCCAGAATGTCCTCCGTCCGTCCCAGGTCCCCATCGGAACGCAAATCCACTCCGAACTCTTACTGGCCATCCCAAGCCATCCCCATGATTCCACCGCAGACGAATGCGCAGCAAGACCGGGAAGCCCGTGGAAACAAACATCCAACACAGCCCAGCCCGCCCCGGGCGGCACGTCACAACACGGTATCTTCGTACCCCGTACAGCACAACTTTATGACGCCTGTTACTCGCTCTCCTATTTATCCCGTCGCCCAAAAGATGCCCCAAAGATATGAAGGCTTGACAAGTTTAGATACCATGATCCCCCCCActcgagggggggggggcctcgTATGAAGCggatcctcccccccttttctccaatctctccccttctccatctGCGAGCCCAATATCCCAAtatcccctccccttcgaggggaaagaaaaaaaaccaccGCCATTGCAACGCTTTTGCCTTGGAATAAACTGTGGGCTCGCGCTACCGCGTCCAGTTTTCCATTTTTGTTCCATCGATCGTACTCACCCGGACAGCTCGTTAACTACTCGGGAGCCAGACTGGCCTGGAGGAGAGATTGGACAGGGGTGTACGATAGGGGAACCACCAGCCACGCGAAATCACTACGCATGCACACGTCCAGATTCCAGTTTCgatccccctcctctccttctttctccGGTCGCCGAGCATCGAGGACATCGAGATGAGACCCGATGCTAAAAATGCTTCTCTGGTGGATGCAGTAGGCTGGGTCCGGTAATCGTGTTAGGTGTTCTCttgaatgtgtgtgtgcatgCACTGCCGCAAGGGACGGGGATGCCATCAGATACTACTTTGTCTATACGAACAACGGGGaatttcttctttttctctccttcaTTTGTATGGAGGAAACAAGATCTGGGAATCGCGCCAGGTCAGGTGTTGGCTTCACCCTTCTTGGGATTCCACCCACTCAATATATAGGCCATTGCGGACGATCGATCGGAAAGATAACCAAGGAAAAAGTCAACCCCTCCCTGTTGGTAAGATGCACCTAGCACTTGCACTCAAAACCCCAACATCGATATGTCTATCCACCAGAGGAACGAATACACATACACCGTTCAACCTGGACATTCGAAAACACTATTCACCTGGTCTGCATCGTCTTGCACACTATTTTCAGGGATGCCCTGTTTGCCCCGAGTCTGCAGTTGGCCGTAATATCGAGATATCGTCAAAAAAGAATCGATCCAGTCAAGATCATTTCATCCATGAGAGCCGAGACGAAATGTGGTATAAGCAAAAGGGGTATCTAAATACGCGCCAGGTCGAAGAGAAGAGTTGACCTCGCGAGAGATCGTGCATATATTGATTGCACGCCTCTTACTGAGGAGGCGGGTAGAAACCCGAACCCCTTTGAAGGGGCGAATGTGAGTAGGGCGATATCGACCCCTGGGAGGTGTACTGATGCTCATTGACGGCGCCTGGTTCCACAAGCCCATTATATCCCATCGACACGCCCATTGGATTGGGCTGGTGCAGCCCCAGAGCGTTGTGGTCCAGTGCGGGAAATGGTTCGGTATCTTGTGCCACCGACATGTACTGTTGTTGGGTTCCCATGTACGATGCGCCAGGAATTCCCATGTCGTTGGCTTTGTGATATTGCTGGGTGAATCCCTGAGCTCCTCCGTCGACGGGCAACACGCCCATCATGTTCTGGGCCATGGGCTGGCTGTTGTTCGGAAACTGCGAAGTATACATGTAGTCCTGGAACGGCGGGTTGCTCGCGACACCTGCATATCCAAACTGGTTTCCATCCTGATACGCTCCGTTGCTGCTGGGCATCATGGCCGGAGGTTGATATGATGACGGGTGTGTGAAAATGCGCATCTGGGAGGGTTCACTCTTGATGGTTGATTCATCCAAGGGTTCTAGTGCGCTGAAAGGGGCTCTAGGCGGAGGGTCCTGCACGGGACTGATTATGGTGTCTGGTTCCAGCTCTTTGGCTGCAACTAACCGGAGAATGGGCAGGCTCAAATGTTCCATGTGCTTGGCCAAGTGAACAGTCAACTTCTTCCACGTTGGGAACTGCTTGCCACAGAATCGGCAAGGCTCTTCCTGCGGCTTTTTAGATGTTTCGTGACGGCACTGTTCAACCCTCTGCCACGTCGGATCAACTGCGCCGGCTCGCTTGATGGCAGCTTTGGTCTTGTTCTTGGGCTCTATGAACTTGTGCTCACGCACAAGATGTTGTAGGAAATTGTCTCGGCGGTAGCACGTGTGCCGGCAGTCCTCGACATCGCATGTCCACCACTCGAGGTGGCGGTGGCCTTCATTCTCGTGGCGCACCCAGTCGGCTTTGCGCTTGAATATCTTGGGCTCGCGGCATCTATCCCAAGTGCAGGTGAAAGGCTGCACATCTTCGTGGACATGCTTTGTCCAGTCCGAAGGCTTTTTGGGTTTCTTCAAGGTGAAGCAAAGCTGGCACTCGAATTCGGCCGGGAGGGACTGTGTGGGCGGCATCGGTATGTCTCGAGGGAAGCTCTCTTTAGTAATGGCACCCTCGACGGGAGTCGAATCGCCGTCACCGGAATCAAACCCGGTGGACAGTGGGTCTAGATCTCGCACGTCTCCTCTGTGGTCGAGCAGCACGGGACGGCCGCCTCGCGCCGAACAGAAAGTCCCGCAAGAGCACGCTTGGCCGAGTCCGAGGTGCTTCACCTTGGCGTTGAGAAGACTCTTGTATCGAACGACCTGCTGGTGGGCGATGCGGTCAACCAAGTAGTTGTTGGTGGTTGCCAACTCCGGGTTCAGGCGGAGCACATGCTGCTGGAAACCCGCGAAGTTCGGAGAAACGCCTTCAATCAGCTTGCTGGACTCGGCGTTCAAGTCACCATCCTCGTAGAgttcatcctcttcgtcgtcatcgtcgtctaGGTCAACATTTGTTGAGTTTCCCTTcgcgaggacggcaacgGGAGGGCCGCCAGTCTTCCTCCACATGCCAACGAGGCTTGAGTGCGTTTCAGCCCCGCTGCTTTTCGGCAGGTCCGACTTGCTTCTGGGCCTTCGAAGGGTGTTCTTAACCTGAAGGCTGGCAAATGGGCTCAAGGGGCTCTTGGGTGATGTGACTGTTGTGCCGCCGATCGAGCCGTTGCGGGCATGAGTGGTTCCGATCGAGGCCACTCTGTTGCCCATTGAGACGAGCGCCGTGTTGATACTAGGCGTCTGTGTCTTGGGTTTGCTCCAACTGCCTGTGCGAGCAGTAGGCAGAAGGTGAGGCAGGCTCTCGCGTTTCTCGGGAGGCGGGGGTTCCGACTTGACATTCTCATCTCCATGGGTGCTGATGGACCGCTTTAGTCGGTGGGCACTCGGCCTGCGGACAAGACCACGCAAGTCCTTGAGGATGCTTGGCCGGcgccctccctcgcctcggcTGATGGACAGCTTCTTCAACAGATTTCCACTGGTGACGTtctccatgtccatgtcgaTAACACTGGGCAGGCTACGTCTACGCGTGCCCCATGTGGCCGCCTTGGAGACGATGGATTCGTTGTCGCACATTTGCCTGAACCGAGCAATCGCTGCTTGCGAAGACTCGGGCTGATATCTCTCTGCATCTGGTCCACTGATCGGGTGTACCATGGGCGAATCACCCCACACACGGTTGGAGCGCATAATGTGTAAATCtgtcgccgtcatctcgcCACCGCGGGCGGTGAAATACGTCTGACCAGGCTGGTAGCGATTCTCGGTTCGgtcgccgagac includes these proteins:
- a CDS encoding Transient receptor potential ion channel is translated as MTRAVANWGPKRLLALAAAFATTGTLADSVLKTSSFTTCGNETAITVQKIDIQYNNDNKTVIFDVAGTSSKVQNVTAILDVSAYGTAIYSNSFNPCESATYVEQLCPVPAGSFAARGSQLIPDEYASMVPDIAFAVPDIAAQAKLQLKALDSGEEVACITSQVTNGKTANVAAVSYIAAGVAGLALVATGVSAVSSAFAGGSAALSGSGTGGAGTVSPSFTEVFGWFQGMAMNGMLSVSYPPVYSSFVKNFGFSTGIIPWTDMQIAIDNFRGMTGGDLTKDSVEILKNSTLILADGSTVDGGSALFKTKRAMEAFNTLVLREIETSVNGTSSDSDDPISTIKQQVQGITAFVNTLSVPKSNTFMTVLLIVAIVIAAIIVGILLVKVILEFWALFGNFPKALSGFREHYWGSIARAVTSLIMLLYGIWVLYCIFQFTNGDSWAAKVLAGVSLGIFTAILAFFSYKIWSTARKLKQAEGDVNGLYDDKNNWMKYSLFYESYKKNYWWIFVPVIIYMFAKGCILAAGDGHGMAQTSAQLIVEGLMLCLLLWARPFERKSGNVINITIQVVRVLSVACILVFVEEFGIAQTTQTVTGVVLIAVQSALTGVLALLIMWNAINACCKENPHRKRRKEMEKMQRDMDTLTPLDARNSLLMDRKDPEHGTTFSMSSVPEKRDNRSQSPDHYIGAAGNVPYRPLAPNTPYNNANSSHENLVLGAAPIADRKPTLPNVGGDYSSGGYGGGGGYRGVYH
- a CDS encoding C2H2 finger domain-containing protein → MASTYAVPPASLHDGQAGEPHNPSPPNGNQRLPITSFGPNHLSPSSQFQGSSVSPSFGETPAESISNFSQYQPSDYSDIDDGLDPFFGVSFSTTEHGTPSFLDPANRTDSFGQSTVSQAFNGSQVRSRKLDANTYPLTPDQASLHTTSPGRDRRTVAKSVPDGMPTSISPQELQKPFQPHPISTFAVQSAPQLTPNTSGSGRSSEDSGVPSPAMVAAQSPRVTVSMWGRDAAEPVQSIERTFTPDDENSSPAHGDISFAGDLIPSQEPAVAMPSPRRSSFARQGLDPGNRPVTEIASVNEMVTRREIEEKNQEVDQWLSRSLHGAPVALPPHQDTNLHTSPEAMAEDEYIRLGDRTENRYQPGQTYFTARGGEMTATDLHIMRSNRVWGDSPMVHPISGPDAERYQPESSQAAIARFRQMCDNESIVSKAATWGTRRRSLPSVIDMDMENVTSGNLLKKLSISRGEGGRRPSILKDLRGLVRRPSAHRLKRSISTHGDENVKSEPPPPEKRESLPHLLPTARTGSWSKPKTQTPSINTALVSMGNRVASIGTTHARNGSIGGTTVTSPKSPLSPFASLQVKNTLRRPRSKSDLPKSSGAETHSSLVGMWRKTGGPPVAVLAKGNSTNVDLDDDDDEEDELYEDGDLNAESSKLIEGVSPNFAGFQQHVLRLNPELATTNNYLVDRIAHQQVVRYKSLLNAKVKHLGLGQACSCGTFCSARGGRPVLLDHRGDVRDLDPLSTGFDSGDGDSTPVEGAITKESFPRDIPMPPTQSLPAEFECQLCFTLKKPKKPSDWTKHVHEDVQPFTCTWDRCREPKIFKRKADWVRHENEGHRHLEWWTCDVEDCRHTCYRRDNFLQHLVREHKFIEPKNKTKAAIKRAGAVDPTWQRVEQCRHETSKKPQEEPCRFCGKQFPTWKKLTVHLAKHMEHLSLPILRLVAAKELEPDTIISPVQDPPPRAPFSALEPLDESTIKSEPSQMRIFTHPSSYQPPAMMPSSNGAYQDGNQFGYAGVASNPPFQDYMYTSQFPNNSQPMAQNMMGVLPVDGGAQGFTQQYHKANDMGIPGASYMGTQQQYMSVAQDTEPFPALDHNALGLHQPNPMGVSMGYNGLVEPGAVNEHQYTSQGSISPYSHSPLQRGSGFYPPPQ